The Limanda limanda chromosome 13, fLimLim1.1, whole genome shotgun sequence genome has a window encoding:
- the arl14 gene encoding ADP-ribosylation factor-like protein 14: MGLRGSKLPEVQVLLLGLDNAGKSTLLYKLKHDACVSTVPTIGFNVEMLETRKSGKNIALILWDVGGQWKMREHWRSFHQDAGAVVFVVDSSDRTRLEEARRELDRTLRSEQLTGRPLILFANKQDVNGALTVTEIKDKFNLGKMCHGRDWFVQPCSASTGVGVQEAFRRVVQLVKFPSEPGAMKDNIKDKVHYLKASSRH, encoded by the coding sequence ATGGGTCTTCGAGGATCCAAGCTACCCGAGGTCCAAGTCCTCCTGCTGGGCCTGGACAACGCCGGGAAGTCGACGCTCCTCTACAAACTGAAGCACGACGCGTGTGTCAGCACCGTGCCCACTATCGGCTTCAACGTGGAAATGCTGGAGACGAGAAAGAGTGGGAAGAACATCGCCCTGATCCTGTGGGATGTGGGGGGTCAGTGGAAGATGCGGGAGCACTGGAGGAGCTTCCACCAGGACGCAGGGGCCGTGGTGTTCGTCGTGGACAGCTCGGACAGGACGCGTCTGGAGGAGGCGCGCAGGGAGCTGGACAGGACGCTGAGGAGCGAGCAGCTGACGGGACGTCCTCTCATTCTGTTCGCCAACAAACAGGACGTGAACGGAGCTCTGACCGTCACGGAAATCAAGGACAAGTTCAACCTGGGGAAGATGTGTCACGGGCGGGACTGGTTCGTCCAACCTTGCTCGGCGTCCACGGGAGTGGGAGTCCAAGAGGCCTTCAGACGAGTGGTCCAACTAGTCAAATTCCCATCAGAACCCGGGGCGATGAAAGACAACATCAAGGATAAAGTGCACTACCTCAAAGCAAGCAGCAGACATTga